A single Nicotiana tabacum cultivar K326 chromosome 5, ASM71507v2, whole genome shotgun sequence DNA region contains:
- the LOC107759403 gene encoding carbon catabolite repressor protein 4 homolog 1-like: MLSVLRVHLPSDIPIVGCELTPYVLLRRPNKEVISEDVPESAPVDGYFLRYKWYRIQSDKKVAICSIHPSEQATLQCLGCVKAKIPVTKSYHCSPKCFSDAWQHHRVLHERAASAVNENGNEEEEIFGRFNSTGSGVINSSLSSSQSSGSLANGTTTLYPAAVTQRNGGETWFEVGRSKTYTPTADDIGHALKFECVVVDAETKLHIGPASTLLTSRVIPAPCPTPRRMFSVSGVDIPGHLDLDGRLSSSGTFTVLSYNILSEAYATSELYSYCPSWALAWTYRRQNLLREIVGYRADIVCLQEVQSNHFEEFFAPELDKHGYQALFKRKTAEVFNGSINNIDGCATFFRRDRFSHVKKYEVEFNKAAQSLTDAVVPIAQKKTALNRLVKDNVALIVVLEAKFSNQGVDNPGKRQLVCVANTHVNVQQELRDVKLWQVHTLLKGLEKIAASADIPMLVCGDFNSVPGSAPHTLLALGKVDPMHPDLTVDPLGILRPPTKLTHQLPLVSAYSSFARMGVGLGLEQQRRRMDPNTNEPLFTNCTRDFIGTHDYIFYSADSLTVESLLELLDEESLRKDTALPSPEWSSDHIALLAEFRCKPRTRR, translated from the exons ATGCTGAGTGTGTTACGGGTGCATCTCCCGTCCGATATTCCGATCGTAGGCTGTGAGCTCACTCCTTATGTGCTTTTACGTCGCCCGAATAAGGAAGTCATTTCTGAGGATGTCCCTGAGTCTGCCCCTGTTGATGGCTATTTCTTGAGATACAAGTG GTATCGTATACAAAGTGATAAGAAAGTCGCCATCTGTAGTATCCATCCATCCGAGCAAGCCACATTGCAGTGCCTTGGGTGTGTGAAGGCCAAAATCCCTGTCACTAAGAGTTACCATTGCTCACCTAAATGTTTCTCAGATGCATGGCAACATCATCGTGTTCTGCATGAACGTGCCGCTAGTGCTGTGAATGAAAATGGAAATGAGGAGGAAGAAATATTTGGACGATTTAATAGTACTGGATCTGGTGTTATAaattcaagcttgtcttcttcgCAATCAAGTGGCAGCTTGGCAAATGGAACCACAACTTTATACCCTGCAGCAGTAACCCAGAGAAATGGCGGCGAAACCTGGTTTGAAGTTGGACGGTCTAAAACATATACACCAACCGCAGATGATATTGGTCACGCACTTAAATTTGAATGTGTTGTTGTAGATGCAGAAACAAAATTACATATTGGACCTGCTAGTACCCTATTGACGTCCCGGGTGATTCCAGCTCCATGTCCAACTCCACGTCGCATGTTTTCAGTTAGTGGGGTTGATATTCCCGGACATCTGGATTTAGATGGTCGATTGTCTTCTTCAGGAACTTTCACTGTGCTTTCCTACAATATTCTGTCTGAAGCATATGCGACAAGCGAATTATACAGTTATTGCCCCTCTTGGGCTCTTGCTTGGACATATCGTAGACAAAATCTATTGCGTGAAATAGTGGGCTACCGTGCAGACATTGTTTGTCTTCAAGAG GTTCAAAGTAATCATTTTGAGGAATTCTTTGCTCCTGAGCTGGATAAACACGGTTATCAAGCTCTGTTTAAAAGAAAAACAGCAGAG GTGTTTAATGGGAGTATTAACAATATTGATGGTTGTGCTACATTTTTCCGCCGAGATAGATTCTCACATGTTAAAAAATATGAG GTCGAGTTCAATAAAGCTGCACAATCTTTGACTGATGCTGTGGTTCCCATTGCCCAAAAGAAGACTGCATTAAATCGTTTGGTTAAG GATAATGTTGCACTTATAGTGGTTTTGGAAGCAAAGTTCAGTAACCAGGGGGTTGACAACCCTGGGAAACGTCAACTAGTTTGTGTG GCCAATACACATGTAAACGTTCAGCAAGAATTAAGGGATGTCAAACTTTGGCAG GTTCACACACTTCTTAAAGGACTTGAAAAAATTGCTGCCAGTGCTGACATCCCAATGCTGGTCTGTGGTGATTTTAATTCGGTGCCTGGAAG TGCTCCTCATACACTTCTTGCTTTGGGGAAAGTTGATCCAATGCATCCAGATTTAACAGTGGATCCTCTTGGTATTTTGCGTCCACCTACAAAGTTAACACACCAGCTGCCATTG GTTAGTGCGTATTCATCTTTTGCCAGAATGGGGGTGGGACTTGGACTAGAGCAGCAAAGGAGGAGGATGGATCCTAATACCAATGAGCCCTTGTTTACAAACTGCACCAGAGATTTTATTGGCACTCATGATTATATATTCTACTCAG CTGACTCATTAACTGTTGAATCTTTATTGGAGCTCTTGGATGAAGAAAGCTTGAGAAAAGACACTGCACTTCCTTCTCCAGAGTGGTCATCTGATCATATAGCACTCTTAGCTGAGTTTCGCTGCAAGCCTAGAACTAGACGCTGA